A genomic window from Candidatus Denitrolinea symbiosum includes:
- a CDS encoding class I SAM-dependent methyltransferase: MMSNYINHIRWFIKRPELYPELFRTIKKRILGYPLHLNESEKAQEWCEDRAINVWESLGKISGRSSVPNQKVRDIFPKEFYYAEEMVKKCPVTLGGAGSLDLLYWISEFTKAQNVIETGVAYGWSSLVFLLSLSQRDGAFLISTDMPYYEPEWVEKNLKNDLFVGCVVPPEYNEKWLIIRQADREALPKAIKRFGSIDLCHYDSDKTYEGRIWAYQRLWKALRLGGYLISDDISDNLAFRDFGQIVGANSLVVKMSMDANNFSPAKAKYIGIVRKE; this comes from the coding sequence ATGATGTCCAATTACATTAACCATATTCGTTGGTTTATCAAACGCCCTGAACTTTATCCCGAATTATTTAGGACAATAAAAAAAAGGATTTTGGGTTACCCGTTACATCTGAACGAATCGGAAAAAGCGCAGGAATGGTGTGAGGATCGAGCAATAAATGTCTGGGAATCTTTAGGAAAGATTTCAGGAAGATCGTCGGTTCCTAATCAAAAAGTTAGAGATATATTTCCTAAAGAATTTTATTATGCTGAAGAAATGGTTAAAAAGTGTCCTGTTACCTTGGGCGGAGCAGGCAGTTTAGATTTGCTGTATTGGATTTCCGAATTTACTAAGGCGCAGAATGTAATTGAAACAGGAGTTGCTTATGGCTGGTCATCTCTTGTTTTTCTTCTTTCGCTTTCTCAGCGAGATGGCGCATTTTTAATAAGCACCGATATGCCTTATTACGAACCAGAGTGGGTTGAAAAGAATCTGAAGAATGATTTGTTTGTGGGGTGTGTCGTTCCGCCAGAATATAATGAAAAATGGTTGATTATTCGCCAAGCTGATCGCGAAGCTCTTCCAAAAGCTATTAAACGCTTTGGTAGTATTGATCTGTGCCATTATGATAGCGATAAAACCTATGAAGGTAGGATCTGGGCTTATCAGAGGTTATGGAAGGCATTACGTCTTGGTGGATACCTAATATCGGACGATATTAGTGATAATTTGGCGTTTCGTGATTTTGGTCAGATTGTTGGCGCTAATTCTTTGGTTGTTAAGATGTCTATGGATGCCAATAATTTTTCACCCGCCAAAGCCAAGTATATTGGTATTGTGCGAAAAGAGTAA
- a CDS encoding glycosyltransferase: MNVQAIPIAIIAGQLVVGGAERQLYLWLSHLDREKFQPIVLTLHPGFGDYWEKPIEALDIPLFHIPHRRNPIARLSHIVRNLQICKPQLVHGWHLFASPYAGAAAKFLGAKSLGGHRGSFRVFHDSPVIAQLTLYLVDALLVNSYSAAKKIRVFSRFRSSQIYTVQNAIEDQINDRLLQRENLSRSYGLPQEDLWIGSLGRLDSKKRFDLLLRVIAVLREDVKGFHFLLIGDGPERLRLEKLAMILGIADCVTFTGEITGASVLLSALDVFCFTSLDEGLPNAVMEAAMAGVPIVSWRMPFIEELLINGKGALLAEPGDSLSFTKHLLNLINSPELRIRMGQDGRAQMLGHFSLDRYVQRMTNVYENLLGVSPFLDKEDA; encoded by the coding sequence ATGAATGTGCAAGCCATTCCCATTGCCATAATTGCGGGTCAGCTTGTCGTGGGAGGGGCAGAACGACAACTCTACCTGTGGTTATCCCATCTGGATCGTGAAAAATTTCAACCAATTGTTTTAACCCTTCATCCGGGTTTTGGGGATTATTGGGAAAAGCCCATTGAGGCATTAGATATTCCATTGTTTCACATTCCTCACCGAAGAAACCCGATTGCTCGTTTATCCCACATTGTTAGAAACCTTCAAATATGCAAACCGCAACTGGTCCATGGTTGGCACCTATTTGCCAGCCCATATGCCGGAGCAGCCGCGAAATTTCTAGGCGCAAAGAGCCTCGGAGGACATCGTGGTAGCTTTCGAGTCTTTCATGATAGTCCTGTAATAGCCCAGTTAACTCTTTATCTAGTAGATGCATTATTAGTAAACTCATACTCTGCAGCTAAGAAAATTCGGGTGTTTTCAAGATTTAGATCTAGTCAAATCTATACGGTGCAAAATGCCATAGAAGACCAAATTAATGATCGCTTACTTCAACGGGAAAATTTGAGTCGAAGCTATGGCCTTCCTCAAGAGGATTTGTGGATTGGTTCTTTAGGTCGCCTCGATTCCAAAAAACGCTTTGATTTGCTCCTGAGAGTGATTGCAGTATTACGGGAAGATGTAAAGGGTTTTCACTTTCTTTTGATTGGTGATGGCCCAGAACGGTTGCGCCTTGAAAAACTGGCAATGATTTTAGGAATTGCTGATTGTGTCACTTTTACTGGGGAGATTACAGGGGCGAGCGTCTTGTTAAGCGCCCTAGATGTTTTTTGTTTTACATCTTTGGACGAGGGCCTGCCAAATGCCGTTATGGAGGCGGCGATGGCTGGAGTTCCAATTGTCTCTTGGCGTATGCCCTTTATAGAAGAACTTTTGATAAATGGTAAAGGAGCTTTGTTGGCGGAACCTGGCGACTCCTTATCTTTTACGAAACATTTGCTCAACTTGATTAATTCTCCCGAATTACGGATCAGAATGGGGCAAGATGGACGTGCTCAAATGCTTGGGCATTTTAGTTTGGATCGTTATGTTCAACGCATGACAAATGTATACGAAAATCTTTTGGGAGTTAGCCCATTTCTAGATAAGGAAGATGCATGA
- a CDS encoding glycosyl transferase family 1, producing MNNGNSVLVIGNFLSVELGSRSVCEDFAERLVQAGWTVIATSRKTGRITRLLDMLWPVFSRRTFYQIAYVEVYSGLSFVWAELAVMLLNALRKPHILTLHGGNLPVFAARNPGRVRNLLKSATVVTAPSPYLQKAMQPYRQDILLLPNALDISRYSFRARVTPVSRLVWLRAFHHIYNPSLAPRVLALLANEFPDINLTMFGPDKMDGSFELTRKTAHDMGVQDKMGFPGAVPKERVPDVLQTGDIFLNTTNVDNTPVSVLEAMACGLCVVTTNVGGLPDLLEDGVDALLVPPDDSQAMANAIRRLLTEPALAEKLSVNARRKVEGFDWSVILPQWERLFTELIQDA from the coding sequence ATGAATAACGGAAATTCCGTTTTGGTAATCGGCAACTTCCTTTCCGTTGAGTTAGGCTCGCGCAGTGTATGTGAAGACTTTGCTGAGCGGCTTGTGCAGGCGGGGTGGACAGTAATAGCAACCTCTCGAAAAACCGGTCGTATTACGCGTCTACTGGATATGTTATGGCCGGTTTTTTCACGAAGGACGTTTTATCAGATCGCCTATGTGGAAGTTTATAGCGGGTTGTCTTTTGTTTGGGCGGAACTGGCTGTGATGCTATTAAATGCTTTGCGTAAACCTCACATTCTCACCCTACATGGCGGTAATTTGCCTGTGTTCGCAGCTCGCAACCCGGGCCGGGTGAGGAACCTTTTAAAGAGCGCTACGGTTGTAACGGCGCCTTCGCCCTATTTACAAAAGGCAATGCAGCCTTATCGCCAGGATATTCTCCTTCTGCCTAACGCGCTCGACATTTCACGCTATTCGTTTCGAGCACGCGTCACGCCTGTGTCGCGCCTGGTATGGCTGCGCGCTTTTCATCATATCTACAATCCCAGCCTTGCCCCGAGAGTGTTGGCTTTGCTGGCAAATGAATTTCCCGATATAAACCTGACGATGTTTGGTCCCGATAAAATGGACGGGAGTTTTGAACTCACCCGAAAAACAGCCCATGATATGGGTGTGCAGGATAAGATGGGTTTTCCGGGAGCCGTGCCTAAAGAGCGGGTTCCGGATGTATTGCAAACCGGCGATATCTTTCTTAACACGACTAATGTTGATAATACGCCCGTCAGTGTGCTGGAGGCAATGGCTTGCGGCCTATGTGTTGTAACTACGAATGTAGGCGGCTTACCCGATTTGCTTGAGGACGGCGTGGATGCGTTGCTCGTTCCGCCTGACGATTCACAAGCCATGGCGAATGCTATCCGGCGCTTACTGACTGAACCCGCTCTCGCAGAAAAACTATCAGTCAATGCGCGTCGTAAGGTTGAAGGTTTTGATTGGTCTGTCATCTTGCCGCAATGGGAGCGGCTTTTTACTGAGCTGATCCAAGATGCCTGA
- a CDS encoding phenylacetate-coenzyme A ligase PaaK — protein MPDLLSIYHRLPYPLRDLAASLRGCYLGYWRYTAKTESLISEYLSMENWSDVKRQAWVEEKIAFVLHRAATQTPYYREQWDRRRRQGDKASWQYLENWPTLSKETLRAAPKQFIADDCDIHKMYHEHTSGTTGKSLDLWWSRETVRNWYALFEARCRRWHGVSRHDRWAILGGQLVTPVYQRQPPFWVWNAGLNQLYMSSYHLAPNFIPAYLGALQKYKIAYLWGYTSSLYALAVQVLRQNCKDLQMQVVLTNAEPLESYQRTAIEEAFKCPVRETYGMAEIVASASECEYGKMHLWPEVGHVEVMRENSPVPLGETGELICTGIFNVDMPLIRYRVGDEGSLNAVSGCACGRSLPLLGKIHGRVDDVLYTADGRRIGRLDPVFKAHLPVIEAQIIQEELDKLTVRFVPAPEYRPNDGQSIIERLQARVGNVQVKLEPVDEIPREANGKFRAVVSKIAPPNAK, from the coding sequence ATGCCTGACTTGCTATCCATTTATCATCGCTTGCCCTATCCCTTGCGTGATCTTGCCGCTAGTTTGCGAGGCTGTTACCTTGGTTACTGGCGTTATACCGCAAAAACCGAATCTCTAATCAGCGAATATCTTTCAATGGAAAATTGGAGCGATGTGAAACGGCAGGCTTGGGTGGAAGAGAAGATCGCTTTTGTATTGCATCGCGCCGCCACCCAAACGCCATATTATCGAGAACAGTGGGATCGGCGCAGGCGGCAGGGAGATAAGGCTTCCTGGCAATATCTGGAAAATTGGCCGACATTATCAAAGGAAACTCTACGCGCTGCGCCAAAACAATTTATTGCAGATGATTGCGATATTCATAAAATGTATCATGAACACACCAGCGGAACGACCGGAAAATCGCTTGATCTGTGGTGGAGCAGGGAAACGGTGCGTAACTGGTACGCGCTTTTTGAAGCGCGCTGTCGTCGCTGGCATGGGGTTTCGCGCCATGATCGTTGGGCTATCCTGGGAGGACAATTGGTTACGCCGGTTTATCAGCGCCAACCGCCTTTCTGGGTTTGGAATGCCGGATTGAACCAGTTGTATATGTCGTCCTATCATCTTGCTCCAAATTTTATTCCTGCTTATCTGGGCGCTTTACAAAAATACAAAATTGCTTACTTGTGGGGATATACATCTTCTCTGTATGCGCTGGCGGTTCAGGTTTTGCGACAAAACTGCAAAGACTTGCAAATGCAAGTGGTACTTACCAACGCGGAACCGCTTGAATCTTACCAGCGAACGGCAATTGAAGAGGCTTTCAAGTGTCCGGTTCGTGAAACCTATGGCATGGCTGAAATTGTTGCCAGCGCTTCTGAGTGTGAGTACGGAAAAATGCACTTGTGGCCCGAAGTTGGTCATGTGGAAGTGATGCGTGAAAATTCGCCGGTTCCATTGGGCGAAACAGGCGAGTTAATTTGCACTGGTATCTTCAATGTGGACATGCCGCTGATTCGTTATCGAGTCGGCGATGAAGGAAGTTTAAATGCTGTAAGTGGGTGCGCTTGCGGACGCTCTTTACCGTTATTGGGAAAAATTCATGGGCGGGTGGATGATGTGCTTTATACAGCAGATGGCAGGCGTATCGGACGGCTTGACCCGGTTTTCAAAGCGCATTTACCAGTCATTGAAGCCCAGATAATCCAGGAGGAGCTTGATAAACTAACAGTTCGTTTTGTGCCTGCGCCTGAATATCGGCCGAATGATGGCCAGTCTATTATCGAGCGGCTACAGGCGCGTGTTGGCAACGTTCAGGTAAAACTTGAGCCGGTAGATGAAATACCCCGTGAAGCAAATGGAAAATTTAGAGCTGTTGTCTCAAAGATTGCGCCTCCCAATGCAAAATAA
- a CDS encoding glycosyltransferase family 2 protein, whose amino-acid sequence MQNNPSVSLILPIRNEAAYIEQGLRAIFAQDYPPDRMEVLVVDGMSTDDTRAKIASLAASVPGLRPSVTILDNPGRIVPTGMNIALRQAKGEIVIRVDGHTLIAPDYVRQCVKSLRRTNADNVGGRMNGVGANYFGKAVTLATSSLFGVGGGRFHHSEKEEWVGTVYMGAWPRRVFEKIGLFDEELVRDQDDEFNYRLRAAGGKILLSPGIKSIYTVRGSPSALWRQYYQYGFWKVRVLQKHPRQMSPRQFAPPAFVLTLFGSASLALSSALRPLSLVIPLLYLFANLLASLLTAAKRGWKYLPLLPVVFAILHLAYGLGFLAGLLKFWNRWADKIGQASQFSNEPAG is encoded by the coding sequence ATGCAAAATAACCCCTCCGTCTCCCTCATCCTCCCCATCCGCAACGAAGCCGCCTACATCGAGCAGGGACTTCGAGCCATCTTTGCCCAGGACTACCCTCCGGATCGCATGGAAGTCCTTGTCGTTGACGGCATGTCCACCGACGACACCCGCGCAAAGATCGCTTCGCTGGCTGCCTCTGTCCCCGGTCTCCGGCCTTCGGTCACGATTTTGGACAATCCCGGCAGGATCGTCCCGACCGGCATGAACATCGCCCTGCGTCAGGCCAAAGGCGAGATCGTCATCCGCGTGGATGGGCATACTTTGATCGCGCCCGATTATGTGCGCCAGTGTGTTAAGAGTTTACGCCGCACAAACGCCGATAACGTTGGCGGAAGGATGAATGGCGTCGGCGCGAATTATTTTGGCAAGGCTGTGACCCTGGCTACCAGTTCCCTCTTTGGCGTTGGCGGCGGACGTTTTCATCATTCGGAAAAGGAAGAATGGGTGGGTACGGTTTACATGGGCGCCTGGCCTCGCCGTGTTTTCGAGAAGATCGGTTTATTCGACGAGGAATTGGTGCGCGATCAGGACGATGAATTCAATTATCGTCTCAGGGCGGCTGGCGGGAAAATCCTATTAAGTCCCGGCATAAAATCAATCTATACGGTTCGCGGTAGTCCGTCCGCGCTCTGGCGGCAATACTACCAATACGGCTTCTGGAAAGTGCGCGTCCTGCAAAAACATCCGCGCCAAATGAGCCCGCGTCAGTTCGCCCCGCCTGCTTTTGTGTTGACGCTGTTTGGTTCGGCTTCTCTCGCCCTATCTTCAGCCCTCCGTCCGCTGTCGCTTGTCATTCCGCTGCTCTATTTGTTCGCCAACCTGCTCGCCTCGCTGTTGACGGCCGCAAAGCGCGGCTGGAAATACCTCCCCCTTCTCCCGGTCGTCTTTGCCATTCTCCACCTGGCTTACGGACTCGGCTTCCTGGCCGGCCTCCTGAAATTCTGGAATCGCTGGGCTGATAAAATCGGCCAGGCCTCCCAATTCTCCAATGAACCAGCCGGATGA
- a CDS encoding DNA-binding transcriptional regulator, Lrp family codes for MYEIDEIDLKIVNLLIEDGRKPAAQIARRIGDVSERAVRYRIERMIEEDVIRLSAVVRPEALGLPIRADVWLEVESDRIREVAQKMAEYENVSYVACSIGENDVSIQVVAKDTGEVYRFVTETIRKVPGVRRTTTSIVPLILKDVYQWRAPETVVKK; via the coding sequence ATGTATGAAATCGACGAAATAGACCTGAAAATTGTCAATTTGCTCATCGAAGATGGGCGAAAACCCGCCGCGCAGATCGCCCGGCGGATCGGCGACGTCTCTGAGCGGGCGGTGCGCTACCGCATCGAGCGGATGATCGAGGAGGATGTCATCCGCCTCAGTGCGGTCGTCCGTCCCGAAGCGCTGGGATTGCCGATCCGCGCAGACGTCTGGCTGGAGGTCGAGTCGGACCGCATCCGCGAAGTGGCGCAGAAAATGGCCGAATACGAGAACGTCTCTTACGTGGCCTGCTCCATCGGCGAAAACGACGTCAGCATCCAGGTGGTGGCGAAGGATACGGGCGAAGTCTATCGCTTCGTGACGGAGACCATCCGCAAAGTCCCGGGCGTGAGGCGCACCACCACCTCCATCGTGCCGCTCATCCTGAAAGACGTCTATCAATGGCGCGCCCCCGAAACCGTCGTCAAGAAATGA
- a CDS encoding glutamate-1-semialdehyde aminotransferase, giving the protein MSLAGPKSQELQKRAQKILPLGVNSNFRYWGDGLTPYVDKAKGAYLWDVDGRRFIDYRMAFGPIILGHAYDEVDAKVIEEIQRGSLFAMTGELEVAVAEMIAAMCPAVEMVRLACSGTEATMHAIRVARAYTGRDVILKFEGNYHGFHDHTLWSTYAPAEAMGNARSPIPIPSSSGIPKSMREFIITLPFNDADGFQRAMRSYGGQIAAVITEPGQGNCGAIDPQPGFLELIREETSRHGAVFILDEVKTGFRIANGGAQEYYGIKPDLATYAKALGNGYPAAAFGGSREIMSIIGHGVAQGGTYTNNKAGVAAAYATLKLLQTKPILKSIAQRGKRLMDGLKDIFEDNDIPVVFSGHPSMFSFAIGVDKLASQRDWAKSDRAMYEALIEKAIGRGVMPDNDAREPWFLCYEHSDADVDETLNVYAEIVKEAKK; this is encoded by the coding sequence ATGAGTCTCGCTGGACCGAAAAGCCAGGAATTGCAAAAGCGGGCCCAGAAAATTCTGCCGCTCGGCGTCAACTCGAATTTCCGCTATTGGGGCGACGGCCTCACTCCCTACGTGGACAAGGCCAAGGGCGCCTATCTCTGGGACGTGGACGGCCGCCGCTTCATTGACTACCGCATGGCGTTCGGCCCCATCATCCTCGGCCACGCGTACGACGAGGTGGACGCCAAAGTGATCGAGGAGATCCAGCGCGGCTCGCTCTTCGCCATGACGGGCGAACTCGAAGTGGCGGTCGCCGAGATGATCGCAGCGATGTGTCCCGCGGTCGAGATGGTGCGGCTGGCCTGCTCAGGGACGGAAGCGACGATGCACGCCATCCGCGTGGCGCGGGCCTACACCGGCCGCGACGTCATCCTGAAATTCGAGGGCAACTATCACGGCTTCCACGACCACACCCTCTGGTCCACATACGCGCCGGCGGAGGCCATGGGCAACGCGCGCAGCCCGATTCCCATCCCGTCTTCGTCGGGCATCCCCAAGTCCATGCGCGAATTCATCATTACATTGCCGTTCAACGACGCGGATGGATTCCAACGCGCCATGCGCTCCTACGGCGGCCAGATCGCGGCGGTCATCACCGAGCCGGGACAGGGCAACTGCGGCGCGATCGACCCGCAGCCGGGCTTCCTTGAACTCATCCGCGAGGAGACCAGCCGGCACGGGGCGGTCTTCATCCTCGACGAAGTGAAGACGGGATTCCGTATCGCCAACGGCGGCGCGCAGGAGTACTATGGCATCAAGCCGGACCTCGCGACGTACGCCAAAGCCCTGGGCAACGGCTACCCCGCGGCGGCGTTCGGCGGCTCGCGCGAGATCATGTCCATCATCGGTCACGGGGTCGCGCAGGGCGGGACGTATACCAATAACAAGGCCGGCGTCGCGGCCGCGTACGCCACGTTGAAGTTGCTGCAAACGAAGCCGATCCTTAAGTCCATCGCCCAGCGCGGTAAACGTCTCATGGACGGGTTGAAGGACATCTTCGAGGATAACGACATTCCCGTTGTGTTCAGCGGCCATCCGTCCATGTTCTCCTTCGCCATCGGCGTGGACAAGCTCGCCAGCCAGCGCGACTGGGCGAAGAGCGACCGGGCCATGTACGAGGCTTTGATCGAGAAGGCCATCGGGCGCGGCGTCATGCCCGACAACGACGCCCGCGAACCATGGTTCCTGTGCTACGAACACTCCGACGCGGACGTGGACGAAACGTTGAACGTGTACGCGGAGATCGTGAAAGAAGCGAAGAAATGA
- a CDS encoding aspartate aminotransferase family protein: MTNLTSQEIVDLSKEYTLFSWSVQGQVNPIPVTKAEGVYFWDADGKRYLDFSSQLMNTNIGHQHPKVVKAIQDQAAKLTFVHPGNATEARGLLGKKLAEVTPGDLKKTFFTLGGAEANENAIKIARFYTGRHKILARYRSYHGATHGSMALTGDYRRLAVEPVMPGGVHFLDPFCYRCPFGQKPESCKRECISHLEEVIKYEGPDKIAAIIMEGVVGSNGLIVPPDDYWPRVREICDKYGILLISDEVMSGWGRTGKWFAVDNWNVVPDIITTAKGITSGYAPLGAVIVSEKIAKFFDDKYLYAGLTYSAHALSCATALATIEVYEEDKLIENAALLGKYLGEALEDIKARHVSVGDVRYIGLFSTIELVTNRETKESFSPAVMAEVGKVLRQNGLFTFIMANNMGSMVFIVPPLCITQEQLDEGLAIVEKALEVTDKQVK, from the coding sequence ATGACCAACCTAACTTCTCAGGAAATCGTTGACCTCAGCAAGGAATATACGCTCTTCTCCTGGTCTGTGCAGGGACAGGTGAATCCGATTCCCGTCACGAAAGCGGAAGGCGTGTACTTCTGGGACGCGGACGGGAAACGCTATCTCGACTTTTCATCGCAGTTGATGAATACGAACATCGGGCATCAGCATCCAAAAGTAGTCAAAGCGATTCAAGATCAGGCGGCGAAGTTGACCTTCGTCCATCCTGGCAACGCGACCGAAGCGCGCGGTCTGCTCGGCAAGAAACTAGCGGAGGTCACGCCTGGCGATTTGAAGAAGACTTTCTTCACCCTCGGCGGCGCGGAAGCGAACGAAAATGCGATCAAGATCGCCCGCTTCTACACGGGACGACATAAGATTCTGGCGCGCTATCGTTCCTATCACGGCGCGACGCACGGCTCGATGGCGTTGACTGGCGATTACCGCCGTCTTGCCGTGGAGCCTGTCATGCCTGGCGGAGTCCACTTTTTGGACCCGTTTTGCTATCGCTGTCCGTTTGGGCAGAAGCCAGAGTCGTGTAAGCGCGAGTGTATTTCTCACTTAGAAGAAGTCATCAAGTACGAAGGACCCGACAAGATCGCCGCCATCATCATGGAAGGGGTAGTCGGCTCGAACGGACTCATCGTCCCGCCCGATGATTACTGGCCCCGCGTGCGCGAAATATGCGACAAGTACGGCATTCTGCTGATTTCGGATGAAGTGATGAGCGGATGGGGTCGCACAGGCAAATGGTTCGCCGTGGACAACTGGAACGTCGTCCCCGACATCATCACCACCGCCAAAGGCATCACCAGCGGATATGCTCCGCTCGGCGCGGTGATCGTCTCAGAGAAGATTGCCAAATTCTTCGACGACAAATATCTTTATGCGGGTCTGACGTACAGCGCGCACGCGCTTTCTTGTGCCACCGCGTTGGCAACCATCGAAGTCTACGAAGAAGACAAGCTCATCGAAAACGCTGCCTTGCTCGGAAAATATCTCGGCGAAGCGTTGGAAGACATCAAAGCGCGACACGTCTCCGTTGGCGATGTGCGTTACATCGGTCTTTTCTCCACGATTGAGTTGGTGACAAACCGTGAGACGAAAGAAAGTTTCTCACCCGCTGTCATGGCGGAGGTGGGGAAGGTACTGCGCCAAAACGGACTGTTCACCTTCATCATGGCGAACAACATGGGAAGCATGGTCTTCATCGTCCCGCCGCTGTGCATCACGCAGGAGCAACTCGATGAAGGTCTTGCGATTGTGGAGAAGGCGTTGGAAGTGACGGATAAGCAAGTCAAGTAA
- a CDS encoding site-specific DNA-methyltransferase: MKKIKDQAPVTYSVNRPAEMPFWNEIICGDSAVLLKSIPANSVDLIITSPPYFQQREYDGGGVGNEKKPDDYISALMKIFRECVRVIKPTGSIVFNVGDKYEDSSLLLMPYRFAIAATEQCGVALVNNVTWVKSNPTPRQFKRRLVSSTEPFFHFVKSQDYKYFLDEFLKPTEEPKTNGNGTGENVGKKYFPLIEQSTLTPKQKEMARNALEEVIEEVRNGEIQGFRMKIRGIHSEPFGGQDGGRKIQLDKNGFTIIRIYGNPLKKDVITTPVESLKNCPHPAIYPVKIVDEFIKLLTQKGEVVLDPFMGSGSTAVSAFQNERVYIGFDISEEYCLYAQKRLSSVKHQLSLWERNNAANA; this comes from the coding sequence ATGAAAAAAATAAAAGACCAAGCTCCCGTTACTTACTCAGTGAATCGTCCAGCAGAAATGCCGTTTTGGAATGAAATTATTTGTGGAGATAGCGCAGTTTTGCTTAAGTCCATTCCAGCCAATAGTGTTGACTTGATTATCACTTCTCCTCCGTATTTTCAGCAGAGAGAATATGATGGTGGAGGTGTTGGGAACGAAAAGAAACCCGACGATTATATTTCTGCGCTGATGAAAATCTTTCGTGAGTGCGTCCGTGTAATCAAACCAACAGGCAGCATTGTTTTCAATGTTGGTGACAAGTATGAGGATAGTAGTTTGTTGTTAATGCCTTATAGGTTTGCTATCGCCGCAACTGAGCAATGCGGTGTGGCTCTTGTAAATAATGTAACATGGGTAAAGTCCAACCCGACCCCAAGGCAATTCAAACGCAGACTGGTAAGTAGCACAGAACCGTTCTTTCATTTTGTAAAATCCCAAGACTACAAATATTTTCTTGATGAGTTTCTCAAGCCAACCGAAGAACCAAAAACAAATGGCAATGGAACAGGTGAAAATGTAGGAAAAAAATACTTTCCGCTGATTGAGCAATCGACACTTACACCAAAACAGAAAGAAATGGCAAGAAACGCACTGGAAGAAGTCATCGAAGAAGTTCGTAATGGCGAAATTCAAGGTTTTCGTATGAAAATCAGGGGAATTCATTCAGAGCCTTTTGGCGGACAAGATGGCGGAAGAAAAATTCAATTGGACAAAAACGGATTTACTATCATCCGTATTTATGGTAACCCATTAAAGAAAGATGTTATCACTACACCTGTTGAATCGTTGAAAAACTGTCCACACCCCGCTATCTATCCAGTAAAAATTGTGGATGAGTTTATAAAACTATTGACACAAAAAGGCGAAGTTGTTCTTGACCCTTTCATGGGTTCTGGCTCAACGGCTGTGTCTGCTTTTCAAAACGAGAGAGTGTATATCGGTTTTGATATAAGCGAAGAATATTGCCTTTACGCCCAAAAACGTTTGAGTAGCGTGAAGCATCAATTGTCTTTGTGGGAGCGAAACAATGCCGCAAACGCCTAA